One Labeo rohita strain BAU-BD-2019 chromosome 12, IGBB_LRoh.1.0, whole genome shotgun sequence genomic region harbors:
- the si:ch211-225b10.3 gene encoding endoplasmic reticulum-Golgi intermediate compartment protein 2 isoform X1, producing the protein MRRLSRRNTLNLVKELDAFPKVPESYVKTSAFGGTVTLIVFILMALLTISEFFVYQDSWMKYEYEVDTDFTSQLKIKIDITVAMKCTRVGADVLDLSGSVIASKELKYDPVSFEPSPQKKMWYQVLHQIQDRLNEERSLQDVLFKSALKGHFSDPVPQNDYASDSQSACRIHGQIYVSKVAGNFHITLGKPIENIRGHAHFVPLIKNEAPFNFSHRIDYLSFGNDVPGHINPLDGTEKITLEQHMLFQYFITVVPTKLHTSGVSVNMHQFSVTEQERVVNKEKGSHGVTGIFIKYKLSPLMVRVREERMPIFTFLVRLCGIIGGIFSTSGLLHKLIGYLVDIICCRIRLGADQSKEDSS; encoded by the exons ATGAGGAGGCTGAGCAGAAGAAATACTCTCAACTTAGTGAAAGAACTAGATGCCTTTCCTAAAGTTCCAGAGAGCTATGTTAAAACATCAGCTTTTGGAGGCACAG TGACACTGATTGTATTCATCCTCATGGCACTTCTGACCATCTCAGAGTTTTTTGTATACCAAGACTCATGGATGAAATATGAATACGAAGTAGACACTGATTTTACCAG TCAACTGAAGATAAAAATTGACATTACAGTTGCAATGAAATGCACAA GGGTGGGTGCAGATGTGTTGGATCTTTCTGGCTCTGTCATTGCATCAAAGGAACTTAAATATGATCCT GTTAGCTTTGAGCCCtctccacagaaaaaaatgtggtaTCA GGTTTTACATCAGATTCAAGACAGACTGAATGAAGAGCGTTCACTTCAAGATGTACTCTTTAAATCAGCGCTGAAAGGCCACTTTTCTGACCCAGTTCCACA AAATGATTATGCATCCGATTCCCAAAGCGCATGTAGGATACATGGACAAATCTATGTCAGTAAAGTGGCGGGGAATTTCCATATCACATTAGGCAA GCCAATTGAAAACATCAGAGGTCATGCCCATTTTGTTccattaatcaaaaatgaag CTCCTTTTAACTTCTCACATCGAATAGATTATTTATCTTTTGGAAACGATGTTCCTGGACACATCAATCCTCTTGATGGCacagaaaaaattacattagagC aacataTGCTGTTTCAGTATTTTATCACAGTTGTGCCCACCAAGCTGCACACATCAGGTGTTTCAGTGAACATGCACCAGTTTTCTGTTACAGAACAG GAGCGGGTTGTAAACAAGGAGAAAGGCAGTCATGGTGTAACTGGGatctttattaaatataaactgaGTCCACTAATGGTGAGGGTGAGAGAGGAGCGTATGCCTATCTTTACGTTTCTTGTGAGACTGTGTGGCATCATTGGAGGAATCTTTTCAACTTCAG GTCTTCTCCACAAATTGATTGGGTATTTAGTTGACATTATCTGCTGTCGCATTAGACTTGGTGCAGATCAATCCAAGGAG gattcttcttGA
- the si:ch211-225b10.3 gene encoding endoplasmic reticulum-Golgi intermediate compartment protein 2 isoform X2 has protein sequence MRRLSRRNTLNLVKELDAFPKVPESYVKTSAFGGTVTLIVFILMALLTISEFFVYQDSWMKYEYEVDTDFTSQLKIKIDITVAMKCTRVGADVLDLSGSVIASKELKYDPVSFEPSPQKKMWYQVLHQIQDRLNEERSLQDVLFKSALKGHFSDPVPQNDYASDSQSACRIHGQIYVSKVAGNFHITLGKPIENIRGHAHFVPLIKNEEHMLFQYFITVVPTKLHTSGVSVNMHQFSVTEQERVVNKEKGSHGVTGIFIKYKLSPLMVRVREERMPIFTFLVRLCGIIGGIFSTSGLLHKLIGYLVDIICCRIRLGADQSKEDSS, from the exons ATGAGGAGGCTGAGCAGAAGAAATACTCTCAACTTAGTGAAAGAACTAGATGCCTTTCCTAAAGTTCCAGAGAGCTATGTTAAAACATCAGCTTTTGGAGGCACAG TGACACTGATTGTATTCATCCTCATGGCACTTCTGACCATCTCAGAGTTTTTTGTATACCAAGACTCATGGATGAAATATGAATACGAAGTAGACACTGATTTTACCAG TCAACTGAAGATAAAAATTGACATTACAGTTGCAATGAAATGCACAA GGGTGGGTGCAGATGTGTTGGATCTTTCTGGCTCTGTCATTGCATCAAAGGAACTTAAATATGATCCT GTTAGCTTTGAGCCCtctccacagaaaaaaatgtggtaTCA GGTTTTACATCAGATTCAAGACAGACTGAATGAAGAGCGTTCACTTCAAGATGTACTCTTTAAATCAGCGCTGAAAGGCCACTTTTCTGACCCAGTTCCACA AAATGATTATGCATCCGATTCCCAAAGCGCATGTAGGATACATGGACAAATCTATGTCAGTAAAGTGGCGGGGAATTTCCATATCACATTAGGCAA GCCAATTGAAAACATCAGAGGTCATGCCCATTTTGTTccattaatcaaaaatgaag aacataTGCTGTTTCAGTATTTTATCACAGTTGTGCCCACCAAGCTGCACACATCAGGTGTTTCAGTGAACATGCACCAGTTTTCTGTTACAGAACAG GAGCGGGTTGTAAACAAGGAGAAAGGCAGTCATGGTGTAACTGGGatctttattaaatataaactgaGTCCACTAATGGTGAGGGTGAGAGAGGAGCGTATGCCTATCTTTACGTTTCTTGTGAGACTGTGTGGCATCATTGGAGGAATCTTTTCAACTTCAG GTCTTCTCCACAAATTGATTGGGTATTTAGTTGACATTATCTGCTGTCGCATTAGACTTGGTGCAGATCAATCCAAGGAG gattcttcttGA